One stretch of Mus pahari chromosome 5, PAHARI_EIJ_v1.1, whole genome shotgun sequence DNA includes these proteins:
- the Fam126b gene encoding protein FAM126B isoform X1 gives MLGSERAVVEEWLSEFKALPDTQITSYAATLHRKKALVPALYKVIQDSNNELLEPVCHQLFELYRSSEVRLKRFTLQFLPELIWVYLRLTVSRDRQSNGCIEALLLGIYNLEIADKDGNNKVLSFTIPSLSKPSIYHEPSTIGSMALTEGALCQHDLIRVVYSDLHPQRETFTAQNRFEVLSFLMLCYNSAIVYMPASSYQSLCRMGSRVCVSGFPRQHEKQWKELCGRIVLDPEFMVQLLTGVYYAMYNGQWDLGQEVLDDIIYRAQLELFSQPLLVANAMKNSLPFDAPDSSQEGQKVLKVEVTPTVPRISRTAITTASIRRHRWRREDGFDFSNEADSSIPGSPIQHGSTDLGIKRVQEGEVLVRRTPEHGSPEPTSAAATTEGAEGLNGGEESLNMNDADEGFSSGASLSSQPHGTKPSSSSQRGSLRKVATGRSAKDKETASASKSNESPRESVVGKQFVQQQADLSIDSVELTPMKKHLSLPAGQVVPKTHSLSLIRTASASSSKSFDYVNGGQASTSIGVGTEGVTNLAATNTNRYSTISLQEDRLGHAGEGKELLSPGAPLTKQSRSPSFNMQLISQV, from the exons ATGCTGGGGTCGGAACGAGCTGTTGTGGAAGAATGGTTATCAGAATTCAAG GCATTACCTGACACTCAGATTACCAGTTATGCAGCAACCTTGCACCGGAAAAAAGCCCTTGTACCAGCTCTCTATAAAGTTATTCAAGATTCAAACAATGAG ctCCTGGAGCCTGTCTGCCACCAACTGTTTGAGCTCTATCGTAGCTCTGAAGTTCGACTTAAGAGGTTCACACTGCAGTTCCTGCCTGAATTGATTTGGGTTTATTTGCGACTTACAGTtagtagagacaggcagagcaaTGGCTGCATTGAAGCACTTCTCCTAGGAATTTATAATTTG GAAATTGCCGATAAAGATGGAAACAATAAAGTGCTGTCTTTCACTATTCCTTCCTTATCTAAGCCTTCAATATACCATGAA ccCTCAACAATTGGATCCATGGCTTTGACAGAAGGGGCATTATGTCAGCATGATCTCATCAGGGTTGTTTACAGTGATCTTCATCCTCAGAGAGAAACATTCACTGCACAGAACCG gtttGAAGTTCTAAGTTTTCTCATGCTGTGCTATAATTCAGCTATTGTGTATATGCCTGCATCATCTTACCAATCTCTTTGTCGGATGGGTTCCAG GGTTTGTGTGAGTGGGTTTCCACGACAACATGAGAAACAGTGGAAGGAGCTCTGTGGTCGAATTGTATTAGATCCTGAATTTATGGTGCAACTTCTCACAGGAGTTTACTATGCCAT GTATAATGGACAGTGGGACCTTGGCCAGGAAGTACTTGATGACATCATTTATAGAGCTCAGCTAGAACTCTTTTCTCAGCCACTCTTg GTGGCAAATGCCATGAAAAATTCATTACCATTTGATGCACCTGATTCTTCACAAGAAGGCCAGAAAGTACTTAAAGTGGAAGTCACTCCAACAGTGCCGAGAATTTCTCGGACTGCAATTACAACGGCTTCAATTCGTCGtcatagatggagaagagaag ATGGCTTTGACTTCTCAAACGAGGCTGACTCGAGTATTCCTGGCTCCCCGATCCAACACGGCTCCACTGACCTAGGGATCAAACGTGTGCAAGAGGGGGAGGTGCTGGTGCGCAGGACCCCTGAGCATGGCTCGCCGGAGCCCACCTCAGCAGCAGCCACAACAGAGG gtGCTGAGGGTCTAAATGGCGGAGAGGAGTCCTTAAACATGAATGATGCAGATGAAGGATTTTCATCAGGGGCTTCTCTTAGCAGCCAACCACATGGGACCAAACCATCCTCCTCTTCTCAACGGGGAAGCTTACGGAAAGTAGCAACTGGGCGTTCCgccaaagacaaagaaacagcaTCAGCCAGCAAATCCAATGAGAGCCCTCGAGAGTCAGTAGTTGGAAAGCAATTTGTACAACAACAAGCAGATCTCAGCATAGATTCAGTTGAGCTGACACCGATGAAGAAACACTTGAGCCTGCCTGCAGGCCAGGTGGTGCCAAAAACCCATAGTCTAAGTCTAATCCGGACAGCCAGTGCTTCCTCAAGTAAATCTTTTGACTATGTAAATGGCGGTCAAGCAAGTACCAGCATTGGGGTTGGCACTGAGGGAGTTACTAATCTAGCAGCTACAAATACTAATCGATATTCAACTATCAGTCTACAAGAAGACCGGCTAGGTCACGCTGGTGAAGGTAAAGAGCTCCTCAGCCCAGGAGCCCCTTTAACCAAACAGTCTCGATCCCCAAGTTTCAATATGCAGCTAATATCCCAGGTGTAG
- the Fam126b gene encoding protein FAM126B isoform X2 translates to MLGSERAVVEEWLSEFKALPDTQITSYAATLHRKKALVPALYKVIQDSNNELLEPVCHQLFELYRSSEVRLKRFTLQFLPELIWVYLRLTVSRDRQSNGCIEALLLGIYNLEIADKDGNNKVLSFTIPSLSKPSIYHEPSTIGSMALTEGALCQHDLIRVVYSDLHPQRETFTAQNRFEVLSFLMLCYNSAIVYMPASSYQSLCRMGSRVCVSGFPRQHEKQWKELCGRIVLDPEFMVQLLTGVYYAMYNGQWDLGQEVLDDIIYRAQLELFSQPLLVANAMKNSLPFDAPDSSQEGQKVLKVEVTPTVPRISRTAITTASIRRHRWRREGAEGLNGGEESLNMNDADEGFSSGASLSSQPHGTKPSSSSQRGSLRKVATGRSAKDKETASASKSNESPRESVVGKQFVQQQADLSIDSVELTPMKKHLSLPAGQVVPKTHSLSLIRTASASSSKSFDYVNGGQASTSIGVGTEGVTNLAATNTNRYSTISLQEDRLGHAGEGKELLSPGAPLTKQSRSPSFNMQLISQV, encoded by the exons ATGCTGGGGTCGGAACGAGCTGTTGTGGAAGAATGGTTATCAGAATTCAAG GCATTACCTGACACTCAGATTACCAGTTATGCAGCAACCTTGCACCGGAAAAAAGCCCTTGTACCAGCTCTCTATAAAGTTATTCAAGATTCAAACAATGAG ctCCTGGAGCCTGTCTGCCACCAACTGTTTGAGCTCTATCGTAGCTCTGAAGTTCGACTTAAGAGGTTCACACTGCAGTTCCTGCCTGAATTGATTTGGGTTTATTTGCGACTTACAGTtagtagagacaggcagagcaaTGGCTGCATTGAAGCACTTCTCCTAGGAATTTATAATTTG GAAATTGCCGATAAAGATGGAAACAATAAAGTGCTGTCTTTCACTATTCCTTCCTTATCTAAGCCTTCAATATACCATGAA ccCTCAACAATTGGATCCATGGCTTTGACAGAAGGGGCATTATGTCAGCATGATCTCATCAGGGTTGTTTACAGTGATCTTCATCCTCAGAGAGAAACATTCACTGCACAGAACCG gtttGAAGTTCTAAGTTTTCTCATGCTGTGCTATAATTCAGCTATTGTGTATATGCCTGCATCATCTTACCAATCTCTTTGTCGGATGGGTTCCAG GGTTTGTGTGAGTGGGTTTCCACGACAACATGAGAAACAGTGGAAGGAGCTCTGTGGTCGAATTGTATTAGATCCTGAATTTATGGTGCAACTTCTCACAGGAGTTTACTATGCCAT GTATAATGGACAGTGGGACCTTGGCCAGGAAGTACTTGATGACATCATTTATAGAGCTCAGCTAGAACTCTTTTCTCAGCCACTCTTg GTGGCAAATGCCATGAAAAATTCATTACCATTTGATGCACCTGATTCTTCACAAGAAGGCCAGAAAGTACTTAAAGTGGAAGTCACTCCAACAGTGCCGAGAATTTCTCGGACTGCAATTACAACGGCTTCAATTCGTCGtcatagatggagaagagaag gtGCTGAGGGTCTAAATGGCGGAGAGGAGTCCTTAAACATGAATGATGCAGATGAAGGATTTTCATCAGGGGCTTCTCTTAGCAGCCAACCACATGGGACCAAACCATCCTCCTCTTCTCAACGGGGAAGCTTACGGAAAGTAGCAACTGGGCGTTCCgccaaagacaaagaaacagcaTCAGCCAGCAAATCCAATGAGAGCCCTCGAGAGTCAGTAGTTGGAAAGCAATTTGTACAACAACAAGCAGATCTCAGCATAGATTCAGTTGAGCTGACACCGATGAAGAAACACTTGAGCCTGCCTGCAGGCCAGGTGGTGCCAAAAACCCATAGTCTAAGTCTAATCCGGACAGCCAGTGCTTCCTCAAGTAAATCTTTTGACTATGTAAATGGCGGTCAAGCAAGTACCAGCATTGGGGTTGGCACTGAGGGAGTTACTAATCTAGCAGCTACAAATACTAATCGATATTCAACTATCAGTCTACAAGAAGACCGGCTAGGTCACGCTGGTGAAGGTAAAGAGCTCCTCAGCCCAGGAGCCCCTTTAACCAAACAGTCTCGATCCCCAAGTTTCAATATGCAGCTAATATCCCAGGTGTAG